One stretch of Cohnella algarum DNA includes these proteins:
- a CDS encoding class I SAM-dependent methyltransferase: MESSEKKIVPALRYHVLTRLYDPIMEWTMCEKTFKTLLLQQANIENGHQVLDLGCGTGTLTLMMKKLHPGAEVHALDADPKALKIAGDKMKSEGAVVHFIQGYSYKLPYPENTFDRIVSSLMFHHLTREDKSKTLQEMHRVLRPGGEIHIADWGKAQNVLMRIAFYSIQLLDGFSTTSDHVKGVFPELIHKAGFSSAKEQKRIATIYGTLSLYSAKKDILTSLSLTPVR; encoded by the coding sequence TTGGAATCGAGCGAAAAGAAAATTGTACCTGCCCTGCGTTATCACGTATTGACGAGGCTCTATGATCCTATAATGGAATGGACCATGTGCGAAAAGACATTTAAAACCCTCTTGCTGCAGCAAGCCAACATTGAGAACGGACATCAGGTGCTTGATTTGGGTTGTGGCACTGGCACCCTGACGCTGATGATGAAAAAGCTCCATCCGGGAGCCGAAGTGCACGCTCTTGATGCGGATCCAAAAGCTTTGAAAATTGCTGGTGACAAAATGAAAAGCGAAGGAGCTGTTGTCCATTTCATACAGGGGTATTCTTATAAATTGCCATACCCGGAGAATACGTTTGATCGTATCGTATCAAGTTTGATGTTTCACCATCTTACCCGTGAAGATAAAAGCAAAACATTACAGGAGATGCATCGGGTTTTACGACCGGGTGGGGAGATTCATATCGCGGATTGGGGGAAAGCACAGAATGTGCTGATGCGCATAGCATTTTATTCCATTCAGCTGCTTGACGGTTTTTCCACAACAAGCGATCACGTTAAAGGAGTTTTTCCGGAATTGATTCATAAAGCCGGATTTTCAAGCGCGAAGGAACAAAAGCGAATCGCGACGATTTACGGTACTTTGTCCTTATACAGCGCCAAAAAAGATATTTTGACGAGCTTAAGCTTGACGCCCGTTAGGTGA
- a CDS encoding BlaI/MecI/CopY family transcriptional regulator yields the protein MKIQRMKLHEEGLNRFFGPLESQIMAIAWEKEKVTIKEVQELLSEELSYTAVMTVLNRLSEKGHLKKITTGKGRNRISHYHTVQSKEEFIAEQTKAVTYGLVEEYGQLVVNHLVDAFKDADPELMKLLEARLNEWKKEQL from the coding sequence TTGAAAATTCAGAGAATGAAACTGCATGAAGAGGGGTTGAATCGATTTTTTGGGCCCCTTGAATCGCAAATCATGGCCATCGCATGGGAGAAAGAGAAAGTAACCATTAAGGAAGTGCAGGAGCTTCTTTCCGAGGAGCTGTCTTATACGGCGGTCATGACGGTATTAAATCGATTGTCTGAGAAAGGACATTTGAAGAAGATCACAACAGGCAAAGGCCGAAATCGAATCAGTCATTACCATACGGTGCAAAGCAAAGAAGAATTTATAGCCGAGCAAACCAAAGCCGTAACCTACGGTTTGGTTGAGGAGTACGGTCAACTCGTCGTGAATCATTTGGTTGATGCTTTCAAGGATGCGGATCCCGAATTAATGAAATTGCTGGAAGCCAGACTCAACGAATGGAAGAAGGAACAACTATGA
- a CDS encoding DUF2933 domain-containing protein, whose product MEWTWLVALICPIMMLFMMKGMHGKHQEHHKPDNHAEESLQQQVNDLNQKVSEPQKANQS is encoded by the coding sequence ATGGAGTGGACCTGGTTGGTTGCGTTAATTTGCCCAATCATGATGCTGTTTATGATGAAAGGAATGCATGGGAAACATCAAGAACATCATAAACCAGACAATCATGCAGAGGAGTCGCTGCAACAGCAGGTGAATGACCTGAATCAGAAAGTCAGCGAACCCCAAAAAGCCAACCAATCGTAA
- a CDS encoding rhodanese-like domain-containing protein codes for MIKKYGIWAVLVLVNVIILAAVIGRNEEKPTLQFVDTAGLMQMIESNENLMIIDVREPELFAAGRVPGSVNIPFEQAKQDFKKLPTDKKIVFVCHTGRMGTEVGNLLLENGYKQVYNLNGGMAQWTGELET; via the coding sequence ATGATCAAAAAATACGGGATATGGGCAGTACTGGTGCTTGTGAATGTCATCATCCTTGCCGCTGTTATCGGGAGAAACGAAGAAAAACCAACTCTCCAATTTGTGGATACAGCGGGATTAATGCAAATGATCGAATCGAATGAAAATTTGATGATTATTGACGTAAGGGAACCGGAACTCTTTGCTGCCGGACGGGTTCCGGGATCGGTGAACATTCCGTTTGAACAAGCGAAGCAGGATTTCAAAAAGCTTCCAACCGACAAAAAGATCGTTTTTGTATGTCATACGGGTAGAATGGGGACGGAGGTAGGCAACTTGTTGCTGGAAAACGGATATAAGCAAGTGTACAATCTAAACGGCGGCATGGCACAATGGACCGGAGAACTGGAAACTTGA
- a CDS encoding M56 family metallopeptidase — protein MKPLKHHVVFLSMIAISGFIWLQMAVYLGHELFGYNPDWGFIQYCLSLLKERTVWHEIVFIGLNVLIGYSYGMVLLEIARQWVHAKRWYRYVMIHRNERMTEKVNRCYPHFRNKIIVINQDSAVALTYGFLRPMIVVSSKTVEQFSEGELAAILWHEWCHCRHYDPLRLLLVKMMKNSLPFIPILNRPASYIHVVMELQADRYSIKRMNSPFYLANVLLKWSRMPNSAQIGIGFADNAINYRLMQLMEPGQKIQFPIWGTSPFLSSALMVVFITGIVTSGCS, from the coding sequence ATGAAGCCGTTAAAACATCATGTGGTCTTTTTATCGATGATCGCAATTAGCGGCTTCATTTGGTTGCAAATGGCCGTTTACCTTGGCCATGAATTATTCGGTTATAATCCCGATTGGGGATTTATCCAATACTGCCTTTCCCTTTTGAAAGAGCGAACGGTTTGGCACGAAATCGTCTTTATCGGGTTGAATGTTCTTATTGGATACAGCTATGGAATGGTTTTGTTGGAGATTGCCAGACAGTGGGTTCACGCGAAGCGTTGGTATCGGTATGTAATGATCCACCGTAACGAGCGAATGACGGAGAAGGTGAACAGGTGCTACCCGCATTTTCGGAACAAAATTATTGTCATCAATCAGGATAGTGCGGTTGCGTTGACATACGGTTTTCTCAGGCCCATGATTGTGGTTTCGAGCAAAACGGTAGAGCAATTCAGCGAAGGCGAGCTGGCGGCGATCCTCTGGCATGAGTGGTGTCATTGCAGGCATTATGATCCCTTGCGATTACTGCTCGTTAAAATGATGAAGAACAGTTTGCCGTTCATTCCGATCCTGAATCGTCCTGCTTCTTATATCCATGTTGTGATGGAATTGCAAGCCGACCGATACAGCATCAAGCGGATGAATTCGCCATTTTATTTGGCAAATGTATTGTTGAAATGGTCCCGGATGCCAAACTCCGCGCAGATCGGCATCGGTTTCGCTGACAATGCCATCAATTACAGACTGATGCAATTGATGGAGCCTGGACAAAAAATACAGTTTCCGATATGGGGAACTTCTCCATTCTTATCTTCTGCGCTTATGGTCGTATTTATCACCGGCATCGTAACGAGCGGCTGTTCTTGA